The following DNA comes from Desulfatiglans sp..
AAACTGCCCTGTTTCTAATCTGAAAAGATTTTTAACCACATTTTTTTATGAAGACCGCGCAGTAGAACATTTGATCGGGTAAAGGTCTTGATATGAATTTAAGTTCGATTTAATATTGATTTGAGATATCAATTAGATAGACATTTTGCCTAAAAACCGGGGCAGGTGCTGTAACCTGCCCCTTTAAGGTATTTCCAGGTTAAGGCTTTACGCTTACATAACCAGCGCCTTCACCAGAAAAGCTGCCAGATGTGCCACCGGTATGTGTGCCGCCTGCCACGCCGCTGAACTCTATCTGTTCAAAAGTCCCGGTGTCTGACCTGCTTAGGGCTCCGTAGCCGTTAAAGATATCAGCGCTCCAAATGTTATTCAATGCATCCCAGCTCTTTATATTAAAGTCAACATTGAGATCGTTGTTTGTGAGAGTTACATTCTCACCAAGGGGATTGCCAGCAAATGTGCCGGTTATATTCCCTGCTGCCCATACCTCCGGGGCAGCCCCTGTTGATGATGCAAAAAAGGTGACATCATGCATTGTAACAGAAACATTGATGCCAGTACCTGTAAGGGTTGTTCGCCCGATCTCCACCGCCGGTATGTTAAGTGATGCAAGTGTTGCGCGGCCAGACTCTGTTGCTGCCATTGCAACATATTCACCCGCCTTTACCCATACCCCGGCAGAAGCGGACTGCCATTTGAGATTTTCTGAATCTGAGGGGTCATATGTACCTGCGATCTTACCTGAAGAGACCCCTACAACCGGGACAACATCATTCAGGTCAACCCATGCGCCAACCATATCTCCTTCAATCCTGTTATCAGCCCATGTACCATCAAACTTGTACTTGGCAATCATGCCTGTGGTGTTGCCCACACCCTCAATAAAAAAATCGCTGTGATAACCAATTGTCCACCTGCTCTGAGGGGCCCCGCTGTACACACCGCCCAGTACCGCCTGCCACACGCCCCAGGGCTCTCCATTGATATTAAGGATTGTATGATTGCCCCCGCCTGCATATAAATACCCGGTTGAGTAGCCCATTGAGTCAAGAAAGTTCCCTTCACCAGGATATAAATATGAACCATAGTCATAACGGCCCCAGAAATAGTGGGTCTTATCCATTAGATTGTCCAGAAGTGTGTCTGAGGTTAACGAGGCAATTTCAACCTGTACCGGGTACATACCCCCTGCTGCATCCCATATGCCTGATAACCTGTTGGCGCTGCCTGTGTAATCTCCAATAAGTATACCAGACCTGTTTACCGGGCTTATAAAAATGGCATATATGTTTCCCATTGTGGATGAGCCAAGTACACCGCTGATAAAACCCGCATATGCACCGTTATCAGGGGTTGTGTCGGCGCCGTTATATGGGTTGAAGCTCTCGATACGATTTGCAAATATGAAAGGCTGCGATGGATTGAGAGAAAACTGGGCATCATAATTACCCAGGAAGGTTATATCGGCCCTCTCCCCGGATGTAGCCCCCCAAAGGTTTTCAAGTCCGCCCATAATACCATCGAGCCATCCTGTATTATACATATTATAGCCCTGCCATGAATTGTTGTTATCCCAGGTGTATGTTTCTGGCGGTGTAGCCAGAGAAGCAAGATCAAACATGGTAAATGGGCCGGTTGACTCATAGGAGATGAAATTTCCTGTTGAATGGTCATACACCCATTTCTGACTGTAAAAATTGGCATATGTGCCGTCAAATGACCTTGCATTTACCTGGTAGTAGGTATCTGTACCTGCACCGGCATTATAAAAGGTATAACCTCCCTCATGGCTGGATAGATCATAGTGGTAATTATACATGCTGGCGTTACTGTTCATAAAATAGTTGCCCCCGGTTTCTCCCCTTACCAGGTACAATCCGCTCCCGAAACTGCTGCTGAACTCCAGGTCAGCGGACTTCTTCCATATGCCCGCAGAGATGCCTGACCAGTTGCCCTCTTTTCCACCCGGGCCTGTTAGATGACCCTCTATTGTGCCTATACTGGTCATGGTTAAAAATTCACCCATTATCTCACCTGATACCCCATCAGTAAGCCATGTACCGTCTGTGATTTTGGCAGCCCACATGCCGCCGTCATTACGCCACTGCTGGGAATCATCCAGGTACTCTCCGAAGAGCCCGTATCCGCTTATTGCCCCAGACCATGAGCCTGATACCAGCCCCTCGTCATACCCTGCATAGCCGAATGACAGATTTAGAATACCCCACCTCTCTCCCCTAATGTATGAGGTATCACCGAATCCATGTGCCTTTATGCCTGTTTCTAAACTCCCTGAAAAGGCGCCCGTGAGTTTTTCCAACTCAAGAAAGCCATGACCTATCGCTGAGTTAAACTCATCCACTGTAAAGGCCCTTCCTGTGATGACCGGTGTAGCATACATTGTTCCATTGGCGCTCCATGCGCCTGCACCGTCAACTGAGCCTGTGAATTCACCCGAAATGATACCCAGACCTGTTCCTTCAGGGTTCAGGTAAATGGCTTTGATCATACCGCTTGCATCAGAAGCGTTTCCTCCAAAATAACCTGAGTAGGCCCCTCCATCTTCAAATGTCCCTGAAAGGGGCGCCCTGAAGAGGTATAGAGGCTCTGATGATGTGTACTGTCCTGCAAGGGTTATCGAAAGAGGTGCTGCCTCTGTGGCGCCCCAGAAATCCTCTGCCATGCCTGAAATGCCGCCGGTAAAGCCCCCTGTGCCTGTTATTATGGTTGTCGCAAAATTGTTCTGGAACCGCTGGTAATAACCGGCGGATGGCGGATCTGCCAGAAATGCAAGGGAGCCGCTCCATGTGCTTTCAGTTACATCGGGCGCAAACTCATCCTCTCCGCCTGTCTCTATGTAAAGTATGCCGCCCGGGGCATAATTATAGAATGTTTCAAAATCTGAATCCATTATCTCGGTTTCACTCATGCCCCTTAAATAGGTTACACCATCGTTCTTTAGAAAATACTCATATTCATATTTTGCCTGAGCATCACTTTTATTATTTCCACTCTTGCGCGGGTCTGTTGAATAGGGCATGACATACTCCCCTTCATAATGGGTGCCCTGAACAAGACCCAGCATATTGCCGTTAAAGGCCATGAGGGATGTGGGCGCTGGTGGGGGCTCTACCGGGGGTGGTTCAACCGGCGGCTCTATCGGCGTCGGTTCCACTGGCGGCTCTACTGGAGATGGTTCTACCGGCGGTATATAAGGCGGATCAACCTGTTCCACAGGTGTAATTTGAGGAGAAGCTTCAGGGGTTAAATTTTCCGGCTGCGAAGATGACACTTCACGGAGGCCTTCACCTGATCCAAGATCCGCTATCAGGGTTTTTTCAGGCGTAAACCCGCCTCTATTATCGGTTTCACCTTCAACAGATGAAGCCTCATTGCCTGCCTGTGACTCTTCTGTGCTCTTTAATGCTGATCCGTTGTCCCCATCATTTTTACCTTCAGTATCTCCTGCCGTGCCGGTACTATCGCTGACAGACTCACTTTCCATATCATTTTCATCCTCCTCTTCCGCAGGGGTTGTCTCCCCTTCAAGTCGCTCTATATCATCATTCGATGCAGACATCACTACAGGTGGGGCACCCGCATCGGGTATTATCATTGTCTGCCCTGCATCAACTTGTATTATGTTACCGGGCTGATTTTTATTATACGCATAACCATAACCTTCCTTAAATGTTGCGCCGCTTTCTCCCTTCTGATAATACATGAAAAAATCAGTTCCCCTCACACCGCAGACCGCGGTTGGTGTATGCACCTCATACCGGTTCTCATCATTACCTAGCACGCTGCCCAGTAACTTTTTTACCCTGTTCTGTATCTTCCCTCTGAACAGGTTCAGCACTGTGCTTCGCCTGCCTGATTCATTTATATATTCTGATATCTCTACCCTTGTATTCTGGGCAAGCTTGAGGATGTTTCCATCTGCAAAAAGGATCTCCGCCTTAGAATTGCTCTTTGACCTTACTATGTCCTTTTCAAAGATCTCTACCCCCGCATTAACCTCTACTGCCTGGCCTCCGGGTCTAGTTACATCAACGCGGCCCTCTACTTTTGTAAATTTACCTACCGACTCACCATAAACCGCCTGTGAAGCCACAGCGGCCAATAGAATGATAAAAAATCCGGCTATTGTCTTACCCATCTTTACCCCCGGTCTTTAGCATGCAGATTTGATTACCGCAGAATAATCAGCGATTGTCTTGAATAAAATAAGAGTAAAAAGATAAATTCTTTCACTCTCTCTTCAAAATCGACAGATGGGGGAAAAGACTTAAATAAATAAACTGGATTTTTTCAGGGTCGAAATCAAACAAATATCTTTGGATATCAGTTCTTTAACTCTTCAAGATACTCGTTGTAATACTGGAGAATAGTGTTCCTGAAACCTATGGTCTCTCTGAAAGGGGGGAGCCCGCCATATTCCTTAACCCTGTGCTGCCCGGCATTGTAGGAGGCAAGGGCAAGGCTTATGTCCCCGCTATGACTTTTCATAAGCCTTGTAAAATAAATGTATCCTGCTTCAATAACCTTTTGCGCATTAAACCGGTCATCGTTTTTGCTGTCAGTTAGCTCCTTTTTATATTTTTTAAAAAGCTCTTTTCGTTTGTCACCTGCATTTATGGATTTCAGGATATGTTCTCTTGCATTTTTTACTGTCTGGATATCATCCTTTTTTGAGATACTTAAGAGCATCTCTCTTGCCTTTGTCCTCATTTTACGTTCGGTCCTGGATAACTCACCGGCATTTTTATAATAATCTGGCATATACACATCTTTTAAACCCAGATCCAGTGCGGTCTGTGGCATGAGCTGGGTCAGTCCGGCTGCCCCGACATTAGAAACAGCCCTGGGCCTGAATGAGGACTCCTTTTTTATGAGCGCAAGAAAGAGCAGGGGGTCAGTCCTGTATATATCCCCTCCCTTTTTTAAAGCAGATTCAATAAATACTGAAAATTCGGGCAATTCTTTATTAACTATTTTTTTCCAGTCCCCATAATCTGATCCATTACCGTTCCTGATGTTCTTATCCATACCAAAGAGGCTGATTTCATCTGAGGATGCATTTGCAATAAATCTGCTGAAGATACTGTTTACAAACCGGACATTTTCCGGGGCCAGAAAATGTCTTCCATGCCTTGTGTTGTGGCACCTGTTATAGAAGCAGGCAAGCGCATCCCTCAGATTATTCCTTGTCTCATTCATGCATTCATTAAGAATGGTAAGGATTATCCTGTTGCAGGTCTCTGGATTAAGCCTGTCGTCAAGATCTTTATTTAATTTTTTCCGGTAGTTAGCGATTGTTTCCTTTGCGAGTGATGAACTCTCTTTATAGAGGAGGATATTTGAGATGATTTTTTCTATGAGAGCATGCTCAGGATCCCTGTTACCCCTGTATCTTAACGCCTTTTCAGCAGCCCCAAGGGCATCAGCCGCCTTTTCAAACAGGGAGACAGCATCATTGTAATCCTGGTCAATATAAGCTTTAAGGCCCAGTTTTATGGCCTCCTCAGGTTTGATGAAAAGTATCCCCTCTTCACCCCTGTAGGTATCCTTGCTATCTGAAAGTCTGGCCTGTTCTGTATTATATTCAGCAATATACCCTGCTATCTTCTGAACAACATCTGTATTATCTGCCGGGCAGTCAAGGGAAAAACAGAGACAGATAATGAATAAGCATAATGTTATTAACAGACGACATATTTCTTTTATAATAATATTCAAATTATTTCTCAAATCAGCCGGTTTGGAGGCAAACAAGCCATTGATAAATCATAGAGTCATCAGGTCTTGAAGTACTCATGGGCCATGGGAAAACCCAGGGCCCTTTATAGCGTTAAAAATCTCATCAGGGCTTTGAATCGTAGAGTTTGATTATCTGATCAGTTACATCAATCGCTTTGTCAGATGCCACAACAGAGCTCTTTTCTACTATTATTGAAAGCTTCTCTTTATTCAGATATTCCTGGGCCGCATCCCTTATAGCCGTTAAAAATTTACGACCGAGCTCTGTATCCTTTGCCTTCATCTCTGCCTCAATCTCTTCCTTCATACGGGGGAGGTCCCTTGCTTCCTTTCTAAGGGTCTCTGCCTTGTCTCGTCTGACCTGTTCGGTCATTGTACTCCCCTTGGTGGCAAGTTCATTATCCAGGGCCTGTGCAGCGTTCTGTCTTTTTATGAGCTCCTGCATCTTGGCCTCTAACTCCTTTGTAAAATCAGCGCGCACCTTGGTGATTTTTAACGACTGTGACAAAATTTTCTGGGTATCTATTACGCCTATCTTTAATTCTGCTGCAAAAGCGGGAAAAAGATTGGCTGCAATGAGCGCAAGAAAACAGATTGATAATAGTGTGACTCTTTTCATAGTGATCTTCCTTTCAATAAGATATTGGAGTAATAACTAATTCAGGGGAGTCAAAAAGTCAAGAGACACCTAATAGAGGGGATTCTTCCCCTTCCATGAGGAGTATAAAGCTTTTTAAAATCTGTATTCCATTCCTAATGTATAGATGTTTCTTTTATAATCATATATGCCGATATTGGAATCGGTTCTCATCCTGGAGTATTGAATTACTATAGTGGCATCCTTTTCCCAGTTCCATGAAAAACCGCCCGACATGGAATATATCCTGTCTTCTCTTTTTATATCAAAGACTGTATGCAGGTTTTTAAATTCCTGGTCGCTGATCTGGCCGCTCAACTGCAGCTTGATATCCT
Coding sequences within:
- a CDS encoding lytic transglycosylase domain-containing protein — translated: MPQTALDLGLKDVYMPDYYKNAGELSRTERKMRTKAREMLLSISKKDDIQTVKNAREHILKSINAGDKRKELFKKYKKELTDSKNDDRFNAQKVIEAGYIYFTRLMKSHSGDISLALASYNAGQHRVKEYGGLPPFRETIGFRNTILQYYNEYLEELKN
- a CDS encoding OmpH family outer membrane protein, giving the protein MKRVTLLSICFLALIAANLFPAFAAELKIGVIDTQKILSQSLKITKVRADFTKELEAKMQELIKRQNAAQALDNELATKGSTMTEQVRRDKAETLRKEARDLPRMKEEIEAEMKAKDTELGRKFLTAIRDAAQEYLNKEKLSIIVEKSSVVASDKAIDVTDQIIKLYDSKP